In Panthera tigris isolate Pti1 chromosome D2, P.tigris_Pti1_mat1.1, whole genome shotgun sequence, one DNA window encodes the following:
- the DNAJC9 gene encoding dnaJ homolog subfamily C member 9 isoform X2, whose amino-acid sequence MRNAMKTMGTLEVKDNNPLWRVQDLWVHPDRVGEDDKEDATRRFQILGKVYSVLSDKEQRALYNEQGTVDEDSDVLNQDRDWETYWRLLFKKISLEDIQAFEKTYKGSEEELADIKQAYLDFKGDMDQIMESVLCVQYTEEPRIRNIIQQAIDAGEIPSYNAFVKESKQKMNARKRRAQEEAKEAEMSRKELGLDEGVDNLKAVIQSRQKDRQKEMDTFLAQMEAKYCKPSKRGGKKTPLKKEKK is encoded by the exons ATGAGAAATGCTATGAAAACCATGGGAACTCTGGAAGTTAAAGATAATAATCCACTTTGGAGAGTTCAAGATCTTTGG GTGCACCCGGACCGGGTCGGCGAGGACGACAAAGAAGACGCCACCCGCCGTTTCCAG ATCCTCGGGAAAGTCTATTCTGTTCTGAGCGACAAAGAGCAGAGAGCACTGTACAATGAGCAGGGAACAGTGGACGAAGATTCTGATGTGCTCAACCAAGATCGGGACTGGGAGACGTATtggagattactttttaaaaag ATATCTCTAGAAGACATTCAAGCTTTTGAAAAGACATACAAAGGTTCTGAAGAAGAGCTGGCAGATATTAAACAGGCCTATTTGGATTTCAAGGGTGACATGGATCAGATCATGGAGTCTGTGCTGTGTGTGCAGTACACAGAGGAACCCAGGATAAGGAACATTATTCAGCAAGCCATTGATGCTGGCGAGATCCCATCCTATAATGCCTTTGTCAAAGAATCGAAGCAAAAGATGAATGCAAGAAAAAGGAGG GCTCAGGAAGAGGCTAAAGAAGCAGAAATGAGCAGGAAGGAGTTGGGCCTTGATGAAGGAGTAGATAATTTGAAAGCAGTCATTCAG AGCAGACAAAAGGATCGGCAAAAGGAAATGGACACTTTTCTGGCTCAGATGGAAGCAAAGTACTGCAAACCTTCTAAACGAGGAGGGAAAAAAACGcctctcaagaaagaaaagaaataa
- the DNAJC9 gene encoding dnaJ homolog subfamily C member 9 isoform X3 yields MGLLELCEEVFGTADLYRVLGVRREASDSEVRRGYHKVSLQVHPDRVGEDDKEDATRRFQILGKVYSVLSDKEQRALYNEQGTVDEDSDVLNQDRDWETYWRLLFKKGDMDQIMESVLCVQYTEEPRIRNIIQQAIDAGEIPSYNAFVKESKQKMNARKRRAQEEAKEAEMSRKELGLDEGVDNLKAVIQSRQKDRQKEMDTFLAQMEAKYCKPSKRGGKKTPLKKEKK; encoded by the exons ATGGGGCTGCTGGAGCTGTGCGAGGAAGTGTTCGGTACTGCCGACCTTTATCGAGTGCTGGGCGTGCGGCGCGAGGCCTCGGACAGCGAGGTCCGGCGCGGCTACCACAAGGTGTCTCTGCAGGTGCACCCGGACCGGGTCGGCGAGGACGACAAAGAAGACGCCACCCGCCGTTTCCAG ATCCTCGGGAAAGTCTATTCTGTTCTGAGCGACAAAGAGCAGAGAGCACTGTACAATGAGCAGGGAACAGTGGACGAAGATTCTGATGTGCTCAACCAAGATCGGGACTGGGAGACGTATtggagattactttttaaaaag GGTGACATGGATCAGATCATGGAGTCTGTGCTGTGTGTGCAGTACACAGAGGAACCCAGGATAAGGAACATTATTCAGCAAGCCATTGATGCTGGCGAGATCCCATCCTATAATGCCTTTGTCAAAGAATCGAAGCAAAAGATGAATGCAAGAAAAAGGAGG GCTCAGGAAGAGGCTAAAGAAGCAGAAATGAGCAGGAAGGAGTTGGGCCTTGATGAAGGAGTAGATAATTTGAAAGCAGTCATTCAG AGCAGACAAAAGGATCGGCAAAAGGAAATGGACACTTTTCTGGCTCAGATGGAAGCAAAGTACTGCAAACCTTCTAAACGAGGAGGGAAAAAAACGcctctcaagaaagaaaagaaataa
- the DNAJC9 gene encoding dnaJ homolog subfamily C member 9 isoform X1, translated as MGLLELCEEVFGTADLYRVLGVRREASDSEVRRGYHKVSLQVHPDRVGEDDKEDATRRFQILGKVYSVLSDKEQRALYNEQGTVDEDSDVLNQDRDWETYWRLLFKKISLEDIQAFEKTYKGSEEELADIKQAYLDFKGDMDQIMESVLCVQYTEEPRIRNIIQQAIDAGEIPSYNAFVKESKQKMNARKRRAQEEAKEAEMSRKELGLDEGVDNLKAVIQSRQKDRQKEMDTFLAQMEAKYCKPSKRGGKKTPLKKEKK; from the exons ATGGGGCTGCTGGAGCTGTGCGAGGAAGTGTTCGGTACTGCCGACCTTTATCGAGTGCTGGGCGTGCGGCGCGAGGCCTCGGACAGCGAGGTCCGGCGCGGCTACCACAAGGTGTCTCTGCAGGTGCACCCGGACCGGGTCGGCGAGGACGACAAAGAAGACGCCACCCGCCGTTTCCAG ATCCTCGGGAAAGTCTATTCTGTTCTGAGCGACAAAGAGCAGAGAGCACTGTACAATGAGCAGGGAACAGTGGACGAAGATTCTGATGTGCTCAACCAAGATCGGGACTGGGAGACGTATtggagattactttttaaaaag ATATCTCTAGAAGACATTCAAGCTTTTGAAAAGACATACAAAGGTTCTGAAGAAGAGCTGGCAGATATTAAACAGGCCTATTTGGATTTCAAGGGTGACATGGATCAGATCATGGAGTCTGTGCTGTGTGTGCAGTACACAGAGGAACCCAGGATAAGGAACATTATTCAGCAAGCCATTGATGCTGGCGAGATCCCATCCTATAATGCCTTTGTCAAAGAATCGAAGCAAAAGATGAATGCAAGAAAAAGGAGG GCTCAGGAAGAGGCTAAAGAAGCAGAAATGAGCAGGAAGGAGTTGGGCCTTGATGAAGGAGTAGATAATTTGAAAGCAGTCATTCAG AGCAGACAAAAGGATCGGCAAAAGGAAATGGACACTTTTCTGGCTCAGATGGAAGCAAAGTACTGCAAACCTTCTAAACGAGGAGGGAAAAAAACGcctctcaagaaagaaaagaaataa
- the MRPS16 gene encoding 28S ribosomal protein S16, mitochondrial translates to MVQLTTVLCKAYHGGHLTIRLALSGCTNRPFYRIVAAHNKCPRDGRFVEQLGSYDPLPNSHGEKIVALNLDRIRHWIGCGAHLSKPVEKLLGLSGFFPLHPMMITNAERLRRKRAREVLLASQKTDTEATETKTS, encoded by the exons ATGGTCCAGCTCA CTACTGTCCTCTGCAAGGCCTACCATGGAGGCCACTTAACCATCCGCCTTGCCTTGAGTGGCTGTACCAACCGGCCTTTCTACCGCATTGTGGCTGCTCACAACAAGTGCCCTAGGGATGGCCGTTTCGTGGAGCAGCTGGGCTCCTATGATCCATTGCCCAACAGTCATGGAGAGAAAATCGTTGCTCTCAACCTGGACCGGATCCGGCATTGGATCGGCTGTGGGGCTCACCTCTCTAAGCCTGTGGAGAAGCTTCTGG GTCTCTCTGGCTTCTTCCCTCTGCATCCCATGATGATCACAAATGCTGAGAGGCTGCGAAGGAAACGGGCACGTGAAGTCCTCTTAGCATCtcagaaaacagacacagaagctACAGAAACAAAAACGAGCTGA